Proteins from a genomic interval of Periophthalmus magnuspinnatus isolate fPerMag1 chromosome 11, fPerMag1.2.pri, whole genome shotgun sequence:
- the LOC117378855 gene encoding ladderlectin-like encodes MQLSSVSLLLLGVSLGLASPSELCEVKLERGDCPMFWFSFNGRCYKYVAAHMTWADAELQCVSQKSNLASIHSLEENNFIQTMIQSYHPMQSNTWIGLSDLHKEAAWMWSDGSPVDFELWGSGQPDNAGALEDCVALNLEDEAKWNDSRCFNTFPFICASHKLCVSNI; translated from the coding sequence ATGCAGTTGTCCAGtgtctccctgctgctcctgggGGTGTCCCTGGGTCTGGCCTCTCCTTCAGAGCTCTGTGAAGTGAAGCTGGAGCGTGGGGACTGTCCCATGTTCTGGTTCAGCTTCAACGGTCGCTGTTATAAGTATGTGGCAGCTCATATGACCTGGGCCGACGCGGAGCTGCAATGTGTGTCCCAAAAATCCAACCTGGCATCGATCCACAGCCTGGAAGAGAACAACTTTATTCAAACTATGATTCAAAGTTACCATCCAATGCAAAGCAACACCTGGATTGGACTCAGCGACCTCCACAAGGAAGCTGCTTGGATGTGGTCTGATGGGTCACCGGTGGACTTTGAGCTGTGGGGTAGTGGACAACCTGACAATGCAGGAGCCCTTGAAGATTGTGTTGCACTTAACTTGGAAGACGAAGCAAAGTGGAATGACAGCAGATGTTTCAATACATTTCCGTTCATCTGTGCATCACACAAACTGTGTGTCAGTAACATTTAA